A part of Entelurus aequoreus isolate RoL-2023_Sb linkage group LG10, RoL_Eaeq_v1.1, whole genome shotgun sequence genomic DNA contains:
- the LOC133659167 gene encoding uncharacterized protein LOC133659167 → MLQVCRCALVQSTRLSPEDVSRLYTNVFHESCSVEEVHVALKKVREGDSQWSCVGEHVLDVITEMKTAKESEEKLYWEGQLLNAGQHVNSHATTCPHRSSKTSCWRHTSSTERKTRMEEEEQLCSVRSLHKAARHSWAKLVTEGVRGMLASPGQLRSTGVRGQAWGCMSASDVLLLMDVKYDVVTRLLYADMLQEHHNVDVWEALSPWQRHEEEVRLGDLAEEALEDDDMLRLAELPGAFRIYRTCPESSRECFTAVSLLYKFNTSRQQERASLRALAERLDKDSLSLMCWHIRLATLKAEREKTSNDAYLGAQQCWDMWPHVYSPCREEQAASLLHSGDVEEHLRDCQLSQQALLQLLVLSQEQERKQLVHLLHGVTLEDVQKPAPTKSPKADCVKRMKQIRHTWETSSEINKAQSDISRTPTEWSQDQLEQVSLRLLTHVMELQEKQASSLLQDLMNKGEQHLQGLQEEYESKLREDQHNNLLQLISPEASSTTSDTHWIQERVQGQMTCSGPAENQDLTAGPPQSLTTTSSEVNGGQTEGVPNKQAVCAGCGLTLGGLPYLEVSCVAAKMDEDAEEEEEEESQRKNQDEEEDAWSSQPEDHARREEDAVNVQTETLEGQSTAGKTEMEKLRSCLSPIPHAVLEPQDSSDVQRRHLAPAMSSHTVDVKDRPVVSPTQDRPVVSPTQDRPVVSPTQDRPVVSPAQDRPVVSPAQDRPVVSPTQDRPVVSPAQDRPVVSSLEREKTVRKLVDVHRRAERKQQRDRERQQLRVQERLSIIQSRKAEDEVFGRRHRDSMRHLTKELSQEDKSQQKTLVKEKLEQLRRERSFIMQSRRNKNAAGLKELLEPIQVHIRPEDTDSST, encoded by the exons atgttgcaGGTCTGCAGGTGTGCTCTGGTCCAGTCCACAAGACTCTCCCCCGAGGACGTGAGTCGTCTCTACACAAATGTTTTCCATGAGTCCTGCAGCGTGGAGGAAGTACACGTGGCCTTGAAGAAG GTTAGAGAAGGAGACAGTCAGTGGTCGTGTGTTGGTGAACACGTTCTGGACGTCATCACCGAAATGAAGACCGCAAAGGAGAGTGAAGAAAAG TTGTACTGGGAGGGTCAGCTGCTCAATGCCGGACAACATGTCAACTCTCACGCCACGACGTGTCCTCACCGAAGCTCCAAAACGTCCTGCTGGCGTCACACTAGCAGCACTGAG AGGAAGACAAGGATGGAGGAAGAGGAGCAGCTGTGCAGTGTGAGAAGCCTCCACAAGGCAGCCAGACACAGCTGGGCTAA attgGTGACTGAGGGTGTGCGAGGCATGCTGGCCTCTCCCGGGCAACTTCGTAGCACAGGGGTCAGAGGTCAAGCCTGGGGCTGTATGTCCGCATCAGATGTCCTCCTCTTGATGGACGTAAAGTATGACGTCGTCACCCGTTTGCTTTACGCTGACATGCTGCAGGAACACCACA ATGTGGATGTGTGGGAGGCTCTGTCGCCATGGCAACGGCACGAAGAAGAAGTTCGGCTCGGGGATCTTGCAGAGGAGGCGTTGGAGGACGACGACATGCTCCGATTGGCTGAACTGCCAGGAGCATTCAGAATATACAG GACGTGTCCTGAGTCCAGTAGAGAGTGTTTCACTGCTGTCTCTCTCCTCTACAAGTTCAACACATCACGTCAACAAGAAAGGGCAAGCCTAAGAGCTTTGGCAGAGAG GCTGGACAAGGACAGTCTGAGCCTGATGTGCTGGCATATCAGGCTGGCAACGCTCAAAGCTGAAAGGGAAAAGACATCCAATGATGCGTATTTGGGAGCACAACAATGTTGGGACATGTG GCCACATGTTTACAGTCCATGCAGAGAAGAGCAGGCTGCTTCATTGCTGCACAGTGGAGACGTAGAAGAACACCTAAGAGACTGCCAATTGTCACAGCAG GCCTTGCTGCAGTTGCTGGTGCTCAGCCAGGAGCAGGAGAGGAAGCAGCTGGTCCACTTGCTACATGGAGTCACCTTAGAGGATGTGCAAAAACCCGCTCCCACAAAGTCTCCTAAAGCAG ATTGCGTCAAAAGGATGAAACAAATCCGCCACACCTGGGAAACGAGCAGTGAGATAAACAAAGCCCAGTCTGACATCAGCAGAACCCCGACAGAGTGGTCCCAGGACCAGCTGGAACAGGTGTCCTTGAGACTCTTGACACATGTCATGGAGCTGCAGGAGAAGCAGGCGTCGTCGTTACTTCAAGATTTGATGAACAAG GGTGAGCAGCACCTTCAGGGACTGCAAGAAGAGTATGAATCCAAACTGCGAGAAGACCAACACAACAATCTTCTCCAACTCATAAGCCCAGAAGCGTCTTCCACGACTTCAGACACGCATTGGATTCAGGAACGAGTCCAAGGTCAGATGACTTGTAGTGGACCCGCTGAGAACCAGGACCTCACCGCTGGACCTCCTCAATCTCTGACCACAACCAGCAGTGAAGTAAATGGAGGCCAAACtgagggtgtacctaataaaCAGGCTGTTTGTGCAG GGTGTGGATTGACACTTGGGGGTCTGCCCTACTTGGAGGTCTcctgtgtggcagctaaaatggATGAAGAcgctgaggaggaggaggaggaggaaagtcAAAGAAAGAACCAGGATGAGGAAGAGGATGCTTGGAGCTCACAGCCAGAGGACCACGCTCGTCGTGAGGAAGACGCCGTCAACGTCCAAACGGAGACTTTGGAAGGACAAAGCACGGCTGGCAAAACGGAGATGGAGAAGTTGAGGTCTTGTCTGAGTCCCATCCCCCACGCCGTCTTAGAACCGCAGGACTCTTCGGACGTGCAGCGACGTCACCTGGCCCCTGCCATGTCCAGTCACACAGTCGACGTGAAG GACAGGCCAGTGGTGTCACCCACACAGGACAGGCCAGTGGTGTCACCCACACAGGACAGGCCAGTGGTGTCACCCACACAGGACAGGCCAGTGGTGTCACCGGCGCAGGACAGGCCAGTGGTGTCACCGGCACAGGACAGGCCAGTGGTGTCACCCACACAGGACAGGCCAGTGGTGTCACCGGCGCAGGACAGGCCAGTGGTGTCGTCGCTGGAAAGAGAGAAGACGGTGCGTAAGCTGGTGGACGTGCACAGGCGGGCGGAGAGGAAGCAGCAGCGAGACAGAGAAAGACAGCAGCTGCGG GTCCAGGAACGTCTGTCCATCATCCAGAGCAGGAAGGCCGAGGACGAGGTGTTTGGGCGTAGACACAGGGACAGCATGAGACATTTGACAAAAGAGCTTTCCCAG gAGGACAAAAGTCAGCAGAAGACTTTGGTCAAAGAAAAACTGGAGCAGCTCAGAAGAGAACGTTCATTTATTATGCAGTCCAGAAGAAACAA